Proteins from a genomic interval of Quercus robur chromosome 9, dhQueRobu3.1, whole genome shotgun sequence:
- the LOC126700985 gene encoding uncharacterized protein LOC126700985 — protein sequence MDSKFIAITLESYVREDISRTVATLRSVLHAKHGHWASHYKVWDAKQKAVAAIYGGFNESYAELPRFLAALKDADPTTVTQLKCDHRSVPGTCTFNCAFWAFGPCIEGFKYCRPVISIDATHLYGKYKGKLLIAMATDANNEVYPLAFAVVESESKETWGWFLACLKRYVTDRTNLCIISDRHSGIKACFDDTRMTWLQPPQAHHRYCLRHVVSNVNTKWKIPELKNMVWRAASVNQVRKFQATLDLICNVKPAAHRYLENENKEKWTLAHDGGRRYGAMTTNLSECFNGVLKGARSLPITAMVRYTFFKVNSYFDARRNLALEQLEAGQEWCKYAMDKFEKNQVKAKDHMVTRMCTQAQLY from the coding sequence ATGGATTCGAAGTTCATTGCCATCACACTTGAGTCATACGTACGGGAAGACATTTCAAGAACAGTAGCAACCCTGCGTAGTGTTCTTCATGCGAAGCACGGCCATTGGGCGTCTCACTATAAGGTTTGGGATGCAAAACAGAAAGCCGTTGCAGCCATCTACGGTGGTTTCAATGAGTCATACGCAGAATTGCCTCGGTTCCTGGCAGCGTTAAAAGATGCAGATCCAACCACAGTGACACAGTTGAAGTGCGACCACCGTAGTGTGCCGGGAACTTGCACATTTAACTGTGCCTTTTGGGCTTTTGGTCCGTGTATAGAAGGGTTCAAGTATTGTAGGCCGGTGATAAGCATCGACGCAACGCACCTCTATGGCAAGTACAAGGGGAAGTTGTTGATAGCAATGGCAACGGATGCTAACAACGAGGTTTATCCACTCGCATTTGCCGTTGTTGAGAGTGAGAGCAAGGAGACATGGGGATGGTTCTTGGCATGCCTGAAACGATATGTTACGGACCGGACAAATCTTTGCATCATCTCTGACCGACATTCGGGTATAAAAGCTTGCTTTGATGACACAAGGATGACTTGGTTGCAGCCTCCCCAGGCCCATCATCGGTATTGCCTCCGCCATGTAGTTAGCAATGTGAACACAAAATGGAAAATTCCGGAGTTGAAGAACATGGTATGGAGGGCCGCAAGTGTGAATCAAGTTAGAAAGTTTCAGGCCACACTGGATTTAATTTGCAATGTCAAACCGGCTGCACACAGGTActtggaaaatgaaaacaaagaaaagtggACACTTGCACACGACGGAGGGCGTCGATACGGAGCAATGACAACCAACCTATCGGAGTGTTTTAATGGAGTACTGAAAGGTGCACGCAGCTTGCCAATCACGGCAATGGTGAGGTACACCTTCTTCAAAGTGAACTCCTACTTTGACGCTCGTCGTAATCTCGCTCTAGAGCAATTGGAAGCGGGTCAAGAATGGTGCAAGTATGCCATGGACAAGTTCGAAAAAAACCAAGTGAAGGCAAAGGACCATATGGTGACACGGATGTGCACACAAGCACAGTTATATTAG